The nucleotide sequence AATCCGCCGAGATTCTTGAGGGAAACAGATACCATCAGATTCTCTACTAAAGTAGCCAACCTCTCTGGCAAACCCATGAGCGGTAAAGCAACGCTTCAATTGTACGATGCGCTCACCATGCAACCCATCGATCAGGAATTAGGAAATACCGATAGCATTCAATCCTTTGAAGCGGCCACCGGTGGCAACGCCAGTGTCAACTGGACGTTTCATGTACCTAAGGGCACGCAAGCTGTAACCTACAGAGTGCTCGCCACATCCGGAAACTTCTCTGATGGTGAGGAAAATACGTTGCCGGTGCTCACTAACCGTATGTTGGTGACGGAAAGTCGCGCCCTTTGGGTACGAGCTGGAGAGACCCAAAGCGTCACCATGGATAAGCTGGCAAACACCACGTCAGATTCCAGAACTAACCACCAGTTGACCTTTGAATACACCTCAAACCCATCATGGTACGCAATCCAGTCATTACCATATTTGATGGAGTATGAGCATGATTGCGCAGAGCAAACCTTCTCCAGGTATTATGCTAATGCTATGGCAGCGCACATCTTGAACAGCAACCCTAAGGTCAAAGAGGTGTTTGACAGCTGGGCAGCAAACGATGTACCTTCCAGCAATCTGGAGAAGAACGAAGAATTAAAAAGCGTAATTCTCGCCCATACGCCATGGCTGCGCGACGCACAGTCAGAAGCCGAAAAGCAAAAGCGTCTCGCTACCATGTTTGATTTGGCCAAAACGGCTCGAGAGAAAAAGAAAACGCTGGCAAAATTGGAAGGGCAACAACTTTCCAATGGTGGTTTCCCGTGGTTTGCCGGTGGCCGCATGAGCGAGTACATCACCCGCCACATCGCTGCTGGAATAGGTCATCTGAACCAGTTGCAAGTCAATGATGGCGATCGCCCACAAACCGACCGCATCTATGAGAACGCCATCAAGGCGCTGGATCGTTCTTGGGAAAACAGTTTCAACGAGCACTTGAAGAGAAACAAATCCCTAGAGAATTTCAACTATGGTGTGAGTTACTGGCACTATCAATATGCACGTAGTTTCAAGAAGGACAAGAACTTGACCGGTGTTTTGAAAGCTGGTCGTGAGTTCGCTTTCGCGAAAGCGAATACCTCATTCTCCTCACAATCCATCTACCAGCAGTTGTTGATGTCCATAAGCCTGCACCGCAACGGAAATGTGGCAACCGCACAAAAAATCGTGGAAGGATTGCGCCAAAGCGCCGTCAACAGCCGTGAAAACGGAATGTACTGGAAGGAAAACGTGACCGGTTACAATTGGTATTCCAGCGATATTGAGACGCAGGCGCTGGCGATTGAGACCTTTGGCGAAGTGGCAAATGATCTCAAAAACGTTGAGGAACTCAAAGTCTGGTTGCTGCAAAACAAGCGCACCAACCGCTGGAAATCCACCAAAGCCACGGCAGATGCCACCTATGCATTGCTGTTGCAGGGCAATAAATGGCTGGATGTCCAGGAAAGTAACGTGATCAAATGGGGCGACAAGCCTATTCCAGAATCGTTGATGAAGGACGTAAAAAAAGAAGCTGGAACCGGTTATTTCAAGGTGTCGCTCCATGAAGAAGCAGTGAAGCCTGTCTATGCCACTGTTGATGTAAAAAACAAGAGTGAAGTCACAGGATATGGTGGGTTGTACTGGCAATATTTTGAAGACCTGGACAAGATCACCGTTGACGATGACCTGCCCATGTCTATCAAAAAACGATTGTTCAAGAAGGTCAATACAGACGCTGGCAAGAAGCTGGTAGAAATTACTACAGAGGATGCATTGGAAATAGGCGATCTGGTTACCGTACGCATGGAGATACGATCCACCAAGGATTTGGATTTTGTTCATTTGAAGGATATGCGCGCCAGCGGTTTTGAGCCGGTAGACGTGATCTCGCAACACAAATACCAGGATGGATTGGGTTACTACCAAAGTACCAAAGATGTGGCCACGCACTTTTTCTTTGACCAGTTAAAACCGGGAACCTACGTTTTTGAATACGACGTACGAGCCAACAACGCCGGCCAATTCTCTAACGGTATCACTCAGCTGGAATGCATGTACGCACCAGAGTTCTCCAGCCACAGTGAAGGCGTGCGAGTGACGATTAAAGAGTAGGTGTTATAGACACGCTCCTTCTCGACTATCGTTCGAAGCGGCTGCATTTTGTTTTGTAAAGTCGAAGCTTTTAAACCAGTATCGAGCGACAGTCGAGATATGGTTTTTCTGAAAAGATTTTTGTTGCAAACACAACGCAACTGCTAGACTATCTCTCGAAGCGGCTGCAATTGAAAAAATTAACCTCTGTCATGCTGAACTCGTTTCAGCATCTCATAGGTTGGTTGAAATCGTTTAAAGAAGTAAGCTCCTGAAAATAAATTCAGGGCAATACACGACCCGACGTTAAATTTTTCTCCTGCCTCTTTCTACTGATACTTCTCTATAGCTTCCTTAATCTTCTGGATCCGATTTTCTGGATCTGGATGTGTGGATTGGAATTCTGGCACTCGGTTAGGACCGCCTGCGGCAGCAAGAATTTCCATAACGCCTATCATCTCGTAAGGATTATAACCAGCATCAATCATCATTTTGACGCCTAGTTCATCGCTTTGTAATTCATCTTCACAACCGTATTTCATGGTAAGCATCTGGGCGATCGCTTGAGCGGCCTCGCCGCCGCCTTCTGCAGCAACGGAAACACCAGTAATGACACCATTAGCCAGTCCTTGTTATTGGATGCGCTCTGCGCTGTGTCTTGCAATTACGTGTCCTATTTCATGGCCCATCACACCTGCAAGCTGATCTTCATTTTCAAGTTGTGCATACAATGCCGCAGTAATAAAACACTGGCCGCCGGGTAATGCAAAAGCATTGATGGTTTGGTCATCTGCTAACAAATGAAAGTCCCATTTATAGTTACTGTTTTTAGCAACGCTACTTTGTACTAATTGATAACCTATACGATCCAATTGGTCTTGAGCAGCTTGATTTTGAAGTAATCCACCGTGTTGCTGCATCATGCTGGGCGCGGCACTCAATCCCATGCTTATTTCTTCCTCTACGGTTAGATCTACATATTGTTTTTGACCTGTGTATTCATTGGTGGTCTCACTAGAGCAAAATTTAAAAACGGCAAAAGCCACAATGGCTAGGCCTATGAAGAGTCTTATGGTACCAGAGCCACGTTTCATATAAAATAGATTAGAATTTAAATTTACTCTTTTTCTTAAAATAGTTCTGCGTTAATCCCTTGAATATGTTCCTTGTAGTAACGTTCTAACCTGGCATCACTTATGTCATCCATTCCCATGATATTTTGAGAGCGTAGAAACTTGATGAAGTCTATTTGATTCAGATATTCCTGTAGGTATTTTTTGGAAACTGGAGCATAGCTATAATGCCAAGGTTCATATTCAAAACCTGTACGGTTATTATTCATGGTATAAACCAATTCAAAACCATACTCCGTGGAATGTTGATCCATCCAATCCATTAATTTACAAAATGGACCATCACCGTGAAATTTATCGGTCACAAGAACAGAACCAGTGTACTTGGCATTGCCGTCTATCAAATCCATGTCCGTTCCCCAATGATGTCTGGATGTTCCTGGAACTGTCGAATATTCTACGATATTATCAAAAATGGCATCTGGTGTTAGGCCTTGTGCTTGATACCTTGAGTACTTACCGTTCCAGATTTGACGCTGGCGATTGAAGCTGCGGTATCCAGAAGCCACTTCTATTTTTATACCGTCTTTAAGCGCTGCTGCCTGCATTTTCTTCAACGCAATCTGTGTTTCTTTCTCTAACGAGTTGGATGGATTTGCAGATTGACCAGTCAATACTGCTGGAGTGATTTGAGCGGTAGTTAGGAAGCTTGAAAAACAGAATAATGCTAATAAAAGTCTCATAATGCTGCATACATTTTATAATGAGTGCCTATGTTTTTGACCTCAAACGGCTCACCATAACTGGTAAAACCTAAACGTTCATAAAATGGCACGGCCTTGATGCGTGCATTGAACCATAGGACATCAATATTTAGTTCTTTCAAACGACGGATGCCTTGGGTCACTAAGTATGCTCCAATGCCTTTTCCTTGATGGTCTGGTACAACGCCCATTCCTCTCATTTGATAATACGTGGTTTCTGCAGGGAAACTTATGGGTAAATCCACAGCTTCCGATTTCAAAAAGGTCGCGACGCCTACATGCAGGTCACCATCAAAAGCACCTAAATGAAAGGTGGTTGAAAGATCATCGCCATCCAATGCACATTCTTCCAGTGGTCGCCCTACTCGTAAAACAACGTGGCGCACGCTGTAGGTTTCTAACGCCGTAATTTCCTTAATTGTAATAGGCATCTCTAGTCAATTTATAATAACGTCCAGGCAATAATCCATCCCATAAAAATCGATGGTCCAACTGAAACCCCAACTTTTCTGCCACGCGTTGGGATCCAATATTTTGTTCATGTACATGAGCGATGATTTGATCTTTTTGATGGTGGTCAAAGGCGAATTTCAGCATTTCGTGACAAGCCTCGGTAGCATACCCTTTTCCCCATTGGGATCTGAGCAGTCGGTAGCCTATGTCTGTAATCTGTGATGCCTCGTGTGTTTTGATGCCGCAAAACCCAACAAACTTGTTGGATATTTTATCAAGTACTGCCAGGCGTCCCATGTGATATTTTTGAATTTGTCCCGTTGGATTGTTGGTATAATCTTCAATAAAATCCTCTGCAGCGGCAATGGATTCAAAGGGTACATCGCCAGTATATCTCATCACTTCCTCATCATTGTTCATGAGGTAGAAATGAGAAGCATCCCTTTTTTCAAAAGGACGCAACAACAATCTTTCGGTTTCAAAATTTAGATTCATCCCACGCGCACGTCACTCCATTCTTCATGCTGGTCAAAAACGACTTCGGCAAATGGACATAGCGGATTGATCTTTAAGTGGTTCGCTTTCGCGTAAGCATAACTCTCCTCAATCATTTTGCTGCCTAGACCTTGATTTTCATGTTCTGGCTGTACCTCTGTATGGTCAATGGTCATCACGCCATCTTCCAGTGAGTAGGTCAATTCTGCAATGGTTTGATCGTCTTGTTTGAGGTAAAAAATACCGCGACGGTCGTTCTGTTTATGTTGGATATTGTCTGTGTTCATGGTGTCTAGATAAATTTAGTGGTTTAAGTTAAGGGTTGCAAAATCGGTTTCTGGTTCAATTTCTATGGGTGCTTTTCCTGCCTGAAAAAGCCTGGCTTTGAGCGTGCCTTTAAGGATTTCGGTCGTTCCTTGGACATCGATAAAGCTACCTTCACGCAGCCCTATGACTGGAATGTGATTGTATATGTGAAATTCATTGATGCGTTGCTCGCGAGTCTCGCCCATGTGCTGATCGCCCTCAATAGGATCTTGATAATGCGGATTGATATTATAAGCCAAAGCTCCAGTGGCCTTAAAACTGGAAGGTTGCACGACCGGCATATCATTGGTGGTTCTTATGTTGAGCCCGCAGATATTACTGCCGGCACTGGTTCCCAGATAAAAAATACCTTGATATA is from Nonlabens sp. YIK11 and encodes:
- a CDS encoding GNAT family N-acetyltransferase, translating into MNLNFETERLLLRPFEKRDASHFYLMNNDEEVMRYTGDVPFESIAAAEDFIEDYTNNPTGQIQKYHMGRLAVLDKISNKFVGFCGIKTHEASQITDIGYRLLRSQWGKGYATEACHEMLKFAFDHHQKDQIIAHVHEQNIGSQRVAEKLGFQLDHRFLWDGLLPGRYYKLTRDAYYN
- the pepE gene encoding dipeptidase PepE, whose translation is MRNMIVASTSTLYGGGYLEYLTPFLSKRLKAASIKELLFIPFARPGGISHDDYTSKVRAVFQTMDVNVKGVHEFEDPIKAIQDAQGIFTGGGNTFQLIKMLHDLQLIEPLRKAIYQGIFYLGTSAGSNICGLNIRTTNDMPVVQPSSFKATGALAYNINPHYQDPIEGDQHMGETREQRINEFHIYNHIPVIGLREGSFIDVQGTTEILKGTLKARLFQAGKAPIEIEPETDFATLNLNH
- a CDS encoding M15 family metallopeptidase translates to MRLLLALFCFSSFLTTAQITPAVLTGQSANPSNSLEKETQIALKKMQAAALKDGIKIEVASGYRSFNRQRQIWNGKYSRYQAQGLTPDAIFDNIVEYSTVPGTSRHHWGTDMDLIDGNAKYTGSVLVTDKFHGDGPFCKLMDWMDQHSTEYGFELVYTMNNNRTGFEYEPWHYSYAPVSKKYLQEYLNQIDFIKFLRSQNIMGMDDISDARLERYYKEHIQGINAELF
- a CDS encoding GNAT family N-acetyltransferase → MNTDNIQHKQNDRRGIFYLKQDDQTIAELTYSLEDGVMTIDHTEVQPEHENQGLGSKMIEESYAYAKANHLKINPLCPFAEVVFDQHEEWSDVRVG
- a CDS encoding GNAT family N-acetyltransferase — its product is MPITIKEITALETYSVRHVVLRVGRPLEECALDGDDLSTTFHLGAFDGDLHVGVATFLKSEAVDLPISFPAETTYYQMRGMGVVPDHQGKGIGAYLVTQGIRRLKELNIDVLWFNARIKAVPFYERLGFTSYGEPFEVKNIGTHYKMYAAL